Proteins found in one Pseudomonas sp. P8_241 genomic segment:
- the prpD gene encoding 2-methylcitrate dehydratase, with the protein MSANVDLNNRPDYDKVLQDIADYVLNFKIDSAEALDTARNCLIDTLGCGLLALRFPECTKHLGPVVEGTVVPFGARVPGTSYRLDPVKAAWDIGCIVRWLDYNDTWLAAEWGHPSDNLGGILAVADHLSQKSLANGEAPLTMRTVLESMIMAHEIQGVIALENSFNRVGLDHVILVKVASTAVTAKLMGANREQLLSALSHAFADGQALRTYRHAPNAGSRKSWAAGDASSRGVRLADIAMRGEMGIPGVLSAKQWGFYDVLFSHTNSDLALKPEGKRAFSFSRPYGSYVMENVLFKISFPAEFHAQTACEAAVILHPQVRNRLHEIDKVVITTQESAIRIISKVGPLANAADRDHCIQYMTAVPMAFGNLVAEYYEDDFHKAHPIIDVLREKMVIVEEPRYTREYLETDKRSIANAVQVFFKDGSSTENVVVEYPIGHRRRRAEGIPLLEGKFKANLLTRFTGQRTEEIFALCKDQQKLEATAVNRFVDLLVI; encoded by the coding sequence ATGAGTGCCAACGTCGACCTGAACAACCGCCCCGACTACGACAAAGTCCTGCAGGACATTGCCGACTATGTCCTCAACTTCAAGATCGATTCTGCCGAAGCGCTGGACACCGCGCGCAACTGCTTGATCGATACCTTGGGTTGCGGCCTGCTGGCCCTGCGTTTTCCCGAATGCACCAAGCATCTCGGGCCTGTGGTCGAAGGCACCGTTGTACCGTTCGGGGCGCGGGTTCCGGGTACGTCTTATCGGCTTGATCCGGTCAAGGCTGCATGGGATATCGGCTGTATCGTGCGTTGGCTCGACTATAACGACACCTGGCTCGCGGCCGAGTGGGGGCATCCGTCGGATAACCTCGGCGGTATTCTTGCGGTAGCGGACCACCTGTCGCAAAAAAGTCTGGCCAATGGCGAGGCGCCGTTGACCATGCGCACGGTGCTTGAATCGATGATCATGGCCCACGAGATTCAGGGTGTGATCGCGCTGGAAAACTCGTTCAACCGTGTCGGTCTCGATCACGTCATTCTGGTGAAAGTCGCGTCGACGGCGGTCACCGCCAAGCTGATGGGCGCCAATCGTGAGCAGCTGTTGTCGGCGTTGTCCCACGCTTTTGCTGACGGCCAGGCGTTACGCACGTATCGGCATGCGCCGAATGCCGGGTCGCGAAAGTCCTGGGCAGCCGGTGATGCGTCCAGTCGTGGCGTGCGCCTGGCGGACATTGCGATGCGTGGCGAGATGGGGATTCCCGGGGTGTTGAGTGCCAAACAGTGGGGCTTTTACGACGTGCTGTTCAGCCACACCAATAGCGATCTGGCGCTCAAGCCTGAAGGCAAGCGCGCTTTCAGTTTCTCGCGGCCGTACGGCAGTTATGTGATGGAGAATGTGCTGTTCAAGATCAGTTTTCCGGCCGAGTTTCACGCGCAAACGGCCTGTGAAGCGGCGGTGATCCTGCATCCGCAGGTTCGCAATCGACTGCATGAAATCGACAAAGTGGTGATAACTACACAGGAATCGGCGATTCGCATCATTTCCAAGGTCGGGCCGCTGGCCAACGCTGCCGACCGCGATCACTGCATCCAGTACATGACCGCGGTGCCGATGGCCTTCGGCAACCTGGTTGCGGAGTACTACGAAGACGATTTCCACAAGGCGCATCCGATCATCGATGTGCTGCGCGAGAAAATGGTCATCGTCGAAGAGCCACGTTACACCCGTGAATATCTGGAAACCGACAAGCGTTCGATTGCCAATGCGGTACAGGTGTTTTTCAAGGACGGTTCCAGCACCGAGAATGTGGTGGTGGAATACCCGATTGGCCATCGTCGGCGTCGGGCTGAAGGTATTCCGTTGCTGGAGGGGAAATTCAAGGCGAACTTGCTGACACGTTTCACCGGGCAGCGCACTGAGGAGATTTTTGCGCTGTGCAAGGATCAGCAGAAACTTGAGGCGACAGCGGTGAACCGGTTTGTGGATTTGTTGGTTATTTAG
- the prpF gene encoding 2-methylaconitate cis-trans isomerase PrpF, whose product MAHAPQIKIPATYMRGGTSKGVFFSLKDLPETAQVPGPARDALLLRVIGSPDPYDKQIDGMGGATSSTSKTVILSKSTQADHDVDYLFGQVSIDKPFVDWSGNCGNLTAAVGSFAVSNGLVDASRIPHNGVAVVRVWQANISKTIIAHVPITNGEVQETGDFELDGVTFPAAEVQVEFLDPAADEEGGGGSMFPTGNLVDELEVPGVGTFKATLINAGIPTIFVNAEDIGYKGTELQGAINGDPKALLMFETIRAYGALRMGLISNVDEAAKRQHTPKVAFVAKPADYVSSSGKAIAAGDVDLLVRALSMGKLHHAMMGTAAVAIGTAAAITGTLVNLAAGGTERNAVRFGHPSGTLRVGAEASQVNGEWTVNKAIMSRSARVLMEGYVRVPGDSF is encoded by the coding sequence ATGGCTCATGCACCGCAAATCAAAATTCCCGCGACCTACATGCGCGGCGGCACCAGCAAAGGCGTGTTCTTCAGCCTTAAAGACTTGCCGGAAACAGCACAGGTCCCAGGCCCGGCCCGCGATGCCTTGTTGCTGCGCGTGATCGGCAGCCCCGATCCGTACGACAAGCAAATCGACGGCATGGGTGGCGCAACTTCCAGCACCAGCAAAACCGTGATCCTGTCAAAAAGCACCCAGGCCGATCACGACGTCGACTACCTGTTCGGTCAGGTCTCCATCGACAAGCCCTTTGTGGACTGGAGCGGCAACTGCGGCAACCTGACGGCAGCCGTCGGTTCGTTCGCTGTCAGCAACGGCCTGGTCGACGCCAGCCGCATCCCGCACAACGGCGTGGCCGTGGTTCGCGTATGGCAGGCCAACATCAGCAAGACCATCATCGCCCACGTGCCGATCACCAACGGTGAAGTCCAGGAAACCGGCGATTTCGAACTCGACGGCGTGACCTTCCCAGCCGCTGAAGTGCAGGTCGAGTTCCTCGATCCGGCAGCGGACGAAGAGGGCGGTGGCGGTTCGATGTTCCCGACCGGCAACCTCGTGGATGAGCTGGAAGTACCCGGCGTCGGCACCTTCAAGGCGACCCTGATCAACGCCGGCATCCCGACGATTTTCGTCAATGCCGAAGACATCGGCTACAAAGGCACTGAGCTGCAAGGCGCGATCAACGGCGATCCGAAAGCCCTGCTGATGTTTGAAACCATCCGCGCTTACGGCGCACTGCGCATGGGCCTGATTTCCAACGTCGACGAAGCGGCCAAACGGCAGCACACGCCGAAGGTGGCCTTCGTTGCCAAGCCGGCGGACTACGTATCGTCCAGCGGCAAAGCCATTGCGGCGGGCGATGTCGACCTGTTGGTGCGTGCATTGTCGATGGGCAAGTTGCACCACGCGATGATGGGCACGGCAGCGGTAGCCATCGGCACGGCGGCAGCGATCACCGGTACGCTGGTCAACCTTGCAGCGGGCGGCACCGAGCGTAATGCGGTGCGCTTCGGGCATCCGTCCGGCACCTTGCGCGTCGGCGCTGAAGCCAGCCAGGTGAACGGCGAGTGGACCGTGAACAAGGCCATCATGAGCCGCAGTGCGCGGGTGTTGATGGAAGGTTATGTGCGTGTGCCGGGTGATTCGTTCTGA
- the acnD gene encoding Fe/S-dependent 2-methylisocitrate dehydratase AcnD: MNTEFRKSLPGSKLDYFDVRAAVEAIQPGAYDTLPYTSRVLAENLVRRCDPATLTESLKQFIERKRDLDFPWFPARVVCHDILGQTALVDLAGLRDAIALQGGDPAQVNPVVPTQLIVDHSLAVERGGFDPEAFEKNRAIEDRRNEDRFHFINWTKKAFKNVDVIPPGNGIMHQINLEKMSPVIQVRDGVAFPDTCVGTDSHTPHVDALGVIAIGVGGLEAESVMLGRASWMRLPESVGVELTGKLQPGITATDMVLALTEFLRKQKVVGAWLEFFGEGASALTLGDRATISNMAPEYGATAAMFYIDQQTIDYLKLTGREDDQVQLVEQYAKTTGLWADSLKGAQYERGLTFDLSSVVRNMAGPSNPHARVAVSDLAAKGISGQWDDVPGQMPDGAVIIAAITSCTNTSNPRNVIAAGLLARNANKLGLTRKPWVKSSLAPGSKTVALYLDEAGLTDELDQLGFGVVAFACTTCNGMSGALDPVIQQEIIDRDLYATAVLSGNRNFDGRIHPYAKQAFLASPPLVVAYAIAGTIRFDIEKDVLGVVDGKEIRLKDIWPSDEEIDSVVKASVKPEQFRQVYIPMFAIHEDTGPKVAPLYDWREMSTYIRRPPYWEGALAGARPLKGMRPLAVLPDNITTDHLSPSNAIMLDSAAGEYLAKMGLPEEDFNSYATHRGDHLTAQRATFANPKLFNEMVLENGKVKQGSLARVEPEGKVMRMWEAIETYMDRKQPLIIIAGADYGQGSSRDWAAKGVRLAGVEAIAAEGFERIHRTNLVGMGVLPLEFKPGTNRHTLAIDGSETYDVIGDRTPRADLTLVIHRKNGERVDVPVTCRLDTAEEVSIYEAGGVLQRFAQDFLEESAVAV, from the coding sequence ATGAACACAGAATTCCGCAAATCGCTGCCCGGCAGCAAACTGGACTACTTCGACGTCCGCGCGGCAGTCGAGGCCATTCAGCCCGGCGCCTATGACACCCTGCCTTACACCTCTCGCGTGCTGGCGGAAAACCTTGTGCGTCGCTGCGACCCGGCCACGCTCACCGAATCCCTGAAGCAATTCATCGAACGCAAGCGCGACCTCGATTTCCCGTGGTTCCCGGCCCGCGTGGTGTGCCACGACATCCTCGGCCAGACCGCACTGGTCGACCTCGCCGGCCTGCGTGACGCCATCGCCCTGCAAGGTGGTGATCCTGCGCAAGTGAACCCGGTGGTACCGACGCAATTGATCGTCGACCACTCCCTGGCCGTCGAGCGCGGTGGCTTCGATCCGGAGGCGTTCGAGAAGAACCGCGCCATCGAAGACCGTCGTAACGAAGACCGTTTCCACTTTATCAACTGGACCAAAAAGGCGTTCAAGAACGTCGACGTGATCCCGCCAGGCAACGGCATCATGCACCAGATCAACCTGGAGAAAATGTCTCCGGTGATCCAGGTGCGTGACGGCGTGGCGTTCCCTGACACCTGCGTCGGTACCGACAGCCACACCCCGCACGTCGATGCGTTGGGCGTGATCGCCATTGGTGTCGGTGGTCTGGAAGCCGAGAGCGTGATGCTCGGCCGTGCCTCGTGGATGCGTCTGCCAGAAAGCGTCGGCGTCGAGCTGACCGGCAAGCTGCAACCGGGCATCACCGCCACTGACATGGTGCTGGCGCTGACCGAGTTCCTGCGCAAGCAAAAAGTCGTCGGCGCATGGCTGGAATTCTTCGGCGAAGGCGCTTCCGCGCTGACCCTCGGCGACCGCGCAACCATCTCCAACATGGCCCCGGAATACGGCGCCACCGCGGCGATGTTCTACATCGACCAGCAGACCATCGACTACCTCAAACTCACCGGTCGCGAAGACGATCAGGTGCAGCTTGTGGAGCAATATGCCAAGACCACAGGTCTGTGGGCTGACAGCCTCAAGGGTGCGCAATACGAGCGCGGCCTGACGTTCGATCTGTCTTCTGTGGTGCGCAACATGGCTGGCCCGAGCAACCCGCACGCCCGTGTAGCGGTTTCCGATCTGGCGGCCAAAGGTATCTCCGGTCAGTGGGACGATGTTCCGGGTCAAATGCCGGACGGCGCAGTGATCATTGCCGCCATCACCAGCTGCACCAACACCAGCAACCCGCGCAACGTGATTGCCGCCGGCCTGCTGGCGCGCAATGCGAACAAGCTCGGCCTGACCCGAAAGCCATGGGTCAAATCGTCCCTGGCCCCAGGTTCGAAAACCGTGGCGCTGTACCTCGATGAAGCGGGCCTGACCGATGAGTTGGATCAGCTCGGTTTCGGCGTCGTGGCCTTCGCTTGCACCACCTGCAACGGCATGTCCGGTGCACTGGACCCAGTGATTCAGCAAGAAATCATCGACCGCGACCTGTACGCCACTGCCGTGCTGTCCGGCAACCGTAACTTCGACGGCCGGATCCACCCGTACGCCAAGCAAGCGTTCCTGGCTTCGCCGCCATTGGTCGTTGCTTACGCCATCGCCGGTACCATCCGTTTCGATATCGAAAAAGACGTGCTGGGCGTGGTCGACGGCAAGGAAATCCGTCTGAAAGACATCTGGCCGAGCGACGAAGAAATCGACTCGGTGGTCAAAGCCTCGGTGAAGCCTGAACAGTTCCGTCAGGTGTACATCCCGATGTTCGCCATCCACGAAGACACCGGCCCGAAAGTCGCGCCGCTGTACGACTGGCGCGAAATGAGCACCTACATCCGCCGTCCTCCGTACTGGGAAGGCGCGCTGGCCGGCGCTCGTCCGCTCAAGGGCATGCGCCCACTGGCGGTACTGCCGGACAACATCACTACTGATCACCTGTCGCCGTCCAACGCCATCATGCTCGACAGCGCCGCTGGCGAATACCTGGCGAAAATGGGCCTGCCGGAAGAGGATTTCAACTCTTACGCGACTCACCGTGGTGACCACCTGACCGCACAGCGCGCGACCTTCGCCAACCCTAAACTGTTCAACGAAATGGTTCTGGAAAACGGCAAGGTCAAGCAGGGCTCGCTGGCTCGCGTCGAGCCGGAAGGCAAAGTGATGCGCATGTGGGAAGCCATCGAAACCTACATGGACCGCAAGCAGCCGCTGATCATCATCGCGGGCGCCGACTACGGTCAGGGTTCGTCCCGCGACTGGGCCGCCAAAGGCGTGCGTCTGGCCGGTGTGGAAGCGATTGCCGCCGAAGGTTTCGAGCGCATTCACCGCACCAACCTGGTGGGCATGGGCGTGTTGCCGCTGGAGTTCAAACCGGGCACCAACCGTCACACCCTGGCCATCGACGGCAGCGAAACCTATGACGTGATCGGCGACCGCACCCCGCGTGCCGACCTGACGCTGGTGATCCATCGCAAGAACGGCGAGCGCGTCGATGTGCCGGTGACCTGCCGCCTCGACACCGCTGAAGAAGTGTCGATTTACGAAGCCGGTGGCGTACTGCAACGCTTCGCCCAGGACTTCCTCGAAGAATCGGCGGTTGCCGTTTAA
- the prpC gene encoding 2-methylcitrate synthase, with the protein MAEAKVLSGAGLRGQVAGQTALSTVGQSGAGLTYRGYDVRELAADAQFEEVAYLLLYGELPSKAQLAAYVAKLSKLRDLPQALKEVLERIPADAHPMDVMRTGCSFLGNLEPENNFSEQHDKTDRLLAAFPAIMTYWYRFSHEGKRIECVSDEQSIGGHFLHLLHGKKPSELHVKVMNVSLILYAEHEFNASTFTARVCASTLSDLYSCITAAIGSLRGPLHGGANEAAMEMIERFSSPEAAIEGTLGMLERKDKIMGFGHAIYKDNDPRNEVIKGWSKKLADEVGDKVLFPVSEAIDKTMWEQKKLFPNADFYHASAYHFMGIPTKLFTPIFVCSRLTGWAAHVYEQRANNRIIRPSAEYTGVEQRKFVPIEQR; encoded by the coding sequence ATGGCCGAAGCAAAAGTACTCAGTGGCGCCGGGCTCCGTGGCCAGGTTGCCGGGCAAACCGCACTGTCCACCGTGGGCCAGTCGGGTGCCGGTCTGACCTATCGTGGTTATGACGTTCGTGAACTGGCGGCTGACGCGCAGTTTGAAGAAGTCGCTTACCTGCTGCTGTACGGCGAACTGCCGAGCAAAGCACAACTGGCCGCCTACGTTGCCAAACTGAGCAAGCTGCGTGACCTGCCGCAAGCGTTGAAAGAAGTGCTGGAACGCATCCCCGCCGACGCCCACCCGATGGACGTGATGCGCACCGGTTGCTCGTTCCTGGGTAACCTGGAGCCAGAGAACAACTTCTCCGAGCAGCACGACAAGACCGACCGCCTGCTGGCTGCCTTCCCGGCGATCATGACCTACTGGTATCGCTTCAGCCATGAAGGCAAGCGCATCGAATGCGTGAGCGACGAGCAATCCATCGGCGGTCACTTCCTGCACCTGCTGCACGGCAAGAAGCCGAGCGAGCTGCACGTCAAAGTGATGAACGTTTCGCTGATCCTGTACGCAGAGCACGAGTTCAACGCATCGACCTTCACCGCCCGTGTTTGCGCATCGACCCTGTCCGACCTGTATTCCTGCATCACCGCGGCCATCGGTTCGCTGCGCGGTCCGCTGCATGGCGGCGCCAACGAAGCGGCGATGGAAATGATCGAGCGCTTCAGCTCGCCGGAAGCGGCGATCGAAGGCACCCTCGGCATGCTGGAGCGCAAGGACAAGATCATGGGCTTCGGTCACGCGATCTATAAGGACAACGATCCGCGCAATGAAGTGATCAAGGGCTGGTCGAAAAAACTCGCTGACGAAGTGGGCGACAAGGTGTTGTTCCCGGTCTCCGAAGCTATCGACAAGACCATGTGGGAGCAAAAGAAACTGTTCCCGAACGCCGACTTCTACCATGCCTCGGCGTACCACTTCATGGGCATTCCGACCAAGCTGTTCACACCGATTTTCGTCTGCTCGCGCCTGACCGGCTGGGCGGCGCACGTGTACGAACAACGTGCCAACAACCGCATCATCCGTCCAAGCGCCGAATACACCGGCGTCGAACAGCGCAAGTTCGTGCCAATCGAACAACGCTGA
- the prpB gene encoding methylisocitrate lyase — translation MSLNKSTPGQRFRDAVASEHPLQVVGAINANHALLAKRAGFKAIYLSGGGVAAGSLGLPDLGITGLDDVLTDVRRITDVCDLPLLVDVDTGFGSSAFNVARTVKSMIKFGAAAIHIEDQVGAKRCGHRPNKEIVTQQEMVDRIKAAVDARTDDSFVIMARTDALAVEGLESALDRAAACIEAGADMIFPEAITELDMYKLFASRVKAPILANITEFGATPLYTTEQLAGADVSLVLYPLSAFRAMNKAAENVYNALRRDGTQANVIDTMQTRMELYDRIDYHTFEQKLDALFAAKK, via the coding sequence ATGAGTTTGAACAAGAGCACTCCAGGCCAGCGTTTCCGCGATGCGGTCGCCAGCGAGCATCCATTGCAAGTGGTCGGCGCGATCAATGCCAACCACGCACTGCTGGCCAAGCGCGCCGGTTTCAAGGCGATCTACCTGTCGGGTGGCGGGGTGGCTGCCGGCTCCCTCGGCCTGCCGGACCTGGGTATCACCGGTCTGGACGACGTGCTGACCGACGTGCGTCGCATCACCGATGTTTGCGACCTGCCTTTGCTGGTCGATGTCGACACCGGTTTCGGCTCGTCGGCCTTCAACGTCGCTCGCACCGTCAAGTCGATGATCAAGTTCGGCGCAGCGGCGATTCACATCGAAGACCAGGTCGGCGCCAAGCGCTGCGGTCACCGTCCTAACAAGGAAATCGTGACCCAGCAGGAAATGGTTGACCGCATCAAGGCCGCCGTCGATGCCCGTACTGACGACAGCTTCGTGATCATGGCTCGTACCGACGCCCTGGCCGTGGAAGGTCTGGAGTCTGCCCTGGATCGCGCCGCTGCCTGCATCGAAGCCGGCGCCGACATGATTTTCCCGGAAGCGATCACCGAGCTGGACATGTACAAGCTGTTCGCCAGCCGCGTGAAAGCGCCAATTCTGGCCAACATCACCGAATTCGGCGCGACGCCGCTGTACACCACCGAGCAACTGGCCGGTGCCGATGTATCGCTGGTGCTGTACCCGCTGTCGGCCTTCCGCGCCATGAACAAGGCTGCGGAAAACGTCTACAACGCACTGCGCCGCGATGGTACGCAGGCGAATGTCATCGACACCATGCAGACCCGCATGGAGCTTTACGATCGCATCGACTACCACACCTTCGAGCAGAAGCTCGATGCGTTGTTCGCCGCGAAGAAGTAA
- a CDS encoding GntR family transcriptional regulator, translating into MLDQLDPPVSTQDDTETLSENVFRRIQAAIVKGDIAPGSKISEPELARTYGISRGPLREAIHRLEGQRLLVRVPHVGARVVSLNHAELVELYEIRESLEGMACRLAAERMSLEEIDELRRVLETHERDAAFQAGVGYYQQEGDFDFHYRIIQGSGNRTLTQMLCGELYQLVRMYRIQFSTMPNRPHQAFAEHHRILDAIADRDGELAELLMRRHIGASKRNIARHYQDGANPTAKRGES; encoded by the coding sequence ATGCTGGATCAACTCGATCCCCCGGTTTCTACGCAAGACGATACGGAGACGCTTTCCGAGAACGTCTTCCGCCGCATTCAAGCGGCCATCGTCAAGGGTGATATCGCTCCGGGCAGCAAAATTTCCGAACCGGAACTGGCGCGCACCTACGGCATCAGCCGGGGCCCGCTGCGCGAGGCCATCCACCGCCTGGAAGGGCAGCGTCTGCTGGTGCGCGTACCGCATGTCGGGGCGCGCGTGGTGTCGCTCAATCACGCCGAACTGGTGGAACTCTACGAGATCCGCGAGTCCCTGGAAGGCATGGCCTGCCGCCTGGCCGCTGAGCGCATGAGCCTGGAAGAAATCGACGAACTGCGTCGGGTCCTGGAGACCCACGAGCGCGATGCGGCATTTCAGGCCGGTGTCGGCTACTACCAGCAGGAAGGCGATTTCGACTTCCACTACCGAATCATCCAGGGCAGCGGCAACCGTACGCTGACCCAGATGCTCTGCGGCGAGCTGTATCAACTGGTGCGCATGTACCGCATCCAGTTTTCCACCATGCCAAATCGTCCACACCAGGCGTTTGCCGAGCACCACCGAATTCTCGATGCCATCGCCGACCGTGACGGTGAACTGGCCGAGTTGTTGATGCGCCGTCACATCGGCGCGTCCAAACGCAACATCGCCCGTCATTACCAGGACGGCGCCAACCCGACAGCCAAACGAGGTGAGTCATGA
- a CDS encoding ATP-dependent zinc protease produces MRLKPFPTFLYFLCLPGFALAGEKTVYGLNEYASLNGIDLEVAAKLDTGAKTASLSARDIKRFKRNGESWVRFYLAIDAAHSHPIERPLARVSKIKRRAGDYDPEEGKKYTARPVIELDICMGTALRSIEVNLTDRSAFQYPLLIGSEALKRFDALVDPSLKYAAGKPACTTDAHTAE; encoded by the coding sequence ATGAGACTCAAGCCCTTCCCCACATTCCTTTATTTCCTTTGCTTGCCCGGATTTGCGCTGGCAGGGGAAAAGACCGTGTATGGCCTCAACGAATACGCTTCCCTTAATGGCATCGACCTGGAAGTGGCCGCCAAACTCGACACCGGCGCCAAAACCGCTTCTTTAAGTGCACGGGACATCAAGCGCTTCAAACGCAATGGCGAGTCATGGGTCCGGTTTTACCTGGCCATCGACGCCGCCCATTCGCACCCGATCGAACGGCCGCTGGCCCGTGTCAGCAAGATCAAGCGTCGGGCCGGCGACTACGATCCAGAAGAAGGCAAGAAGTACACCGCCCGTCCGGTCATCGAACTGGATATCTGCATGGGCACGGCTTTGCGCAGCATAGAAGTGAACCTTACTGACCGAAGTGCCTTCCAATACCCGCTCTTGATCGGCTCCGAAGCCCTCAAACGATTCGATGCGCTGGTCGATCCCAGCCTTAAATATGCTGCCGGCAAACCCGCCTGCACCACCGACGCTCATACCGCAGAGTAA
- a CDS encoding inactive transglutaminase family protein, whose translation MRSLTLHLKLLIAILVVLGISVTAYQIFVLGIPVTEDATDDLWNIDAKVEFVASAKDPVKIQMFVPPLSRDFVSLNESFISNNYGVAVNRVDGNRKVTWSARRAKGNQTLYYRLVLTKRYSGEKLKVKGPTFRDSMVIEGPEKIAAEALLAPIRQHSADVETFIGEAIKRVNNLSDDNVKLLLAGDPSTAHKAKTVELLLSIAHVPVEKVHTIRLVADQPQMPELWLRSFNGTDWLYFNPETGEQGLPTDRLLWWTGDENLITVDGGKKANVTFSLNNSEMNAIRLAKLTDENTDANFLEYSLYGLPLQTQQTFMIMVMIPIGVLVILILRNLIGLQTLGTFTPVLIALAFRETQLGFGIVLFTIITALGLSLRSYLEHLKLQMLPRLSVVLTFVVVLIAAISLFSHKLGLERGLSVALFPMVILTMTIERLSITWEERGASHAMKVAIGTLFAASLAHLIMSVPELVYFVFTFPAILLILVGFMLAMGRYRGYRLTELVRFKAFLKKADA comes from the coding sequence ATGCGCTCTCTTACCCTTCATCTGAAACTGCTGATCGCCATCCTGGTGGTGCTGGGCATTTCAGTTACGGCCTATCAGATCTTCGTCCTGGGCATTCCGGTGACCGAAGACGCCACCGACGACCTGTGGAACATCGATGCCAAGGTCGAGTTCGTCGCCAGCGCCAAGGACCCGGTCAAGATCCAGATGTTCGTGCCGCCCCTGAGCCGCGACTTCGTCAGCCTTAATGAAAGCTTCATTTCCAACAACTATGGCGTGGCGGTGAACCGGGTCGACGGCAACCGCAAGGTCACCTGGTCGGCGCGCCGGGCCAAGGGCAACCAGACCCTCTATTACCGTTTGGTGCTGACCAAGCGCTATTCCGGCGAGAAACTCAAGGTAAAAGGCCCGACGTTCCGTGACAGCATGGTCATCGAAGGCCCGGAAAAAATCGCCGCCGAAGCCCTGCTCGCGCCGATCCGCCAGCACTCGGCCGACGTCGAGACCTTCATCGGCGAAGCCATCAAGCGTGTCAACAATCTCAGCGACGACAACGTGAAATTGCTGCTGGCCGGCGATCCGTCGACGGCGCATAAAGCGAAAACGGTCGAACTGCTGTTGTCCATCGCCCACGTGCCGGTGGAAAAGGTCCACACCATCCGCCTGGTGGCCGACCAGCCGCAAATGCCGGAGCTCTGGTTGCGCAGCTTCAACGGCACCGACTGGCTGTACTTCAACCCGGAAACCGGCGAACAGGGCCTGCCGACCGACCGCCTGTTGTGGTGGACCGGTGACGAAAACCTGATCACCGTCGATGGCGGCAAGAAAGCCAACGTGACCTTCAGCCTGAACAACAGCGAAATGAACGCCATTCGCCTGGCCAAGCTGACCGATGAAAACACCGACGCCAACTTCCTCGAATACTCGCTGTACGGCCTGCCGCTGCAAACCCAGCAGACCTTCATGATCATGGTGATGATCCCGATCGGCGTACTGGTGATCCTGATCCTGCGCAACCTGATCGGGCTGCAGACCCTGGGCACCTTCACCCCGGTGCTGATCGCCTTGGCGTTCCGCGAAACCCAGCTGGGATTTGGCATCGTCCTGTTCACGATCATTACCGCACTGGGCCTGTCTTTGCGCTCCTACCTCGAACACCTGAAGTTGCAGATGTTGCCGAGGCTGTCGGTGGTGCTGACCTTCGTGGTAGTGCTGATCGCGGCCATCAGCCTGTTCAGCCACAAGCTTGGCCTGGAGCGCGGCTTGTCGGTCGCGTTGTTCCCAATGGTGATTCTGACCATGACCATCGAACGCCTGTCGATCACCTGGGAAGAACGCGGCGCCAGCCATGCGATGAAAGTAGCCATCGGTACGCTATTCGCGGCATCTCTTGCGCACCTGATCATGAGCGTGCCCGAACTGGTGTACTTCGTCTTCACCTTCCCGGCCATCCTGCTGATCCTGGTGGGCTTCATGCTGGCAATGGGTCGTTATCGCGGTTACCGCCTGACTGAACTGGTGCGTTTCAAGGCCTTCCTGAAAAAGGCTGACGCTTGA